A single genomic interval of Deltaproteobacteria bacterium harbors:
- the rpsD gene encoding 30S ribosomal protein S4, with product MARYREAVCRLCRREGIELYLKGDRCFTDKCAIKRRGYPPGQHGQRRPKHSDYGVQLREKQKAKRIYGLLEKQFRNYFEKADRMKGKTGDNLLILLERRLDSVVYKLGFAQTRRESRQLVRHGHFKVGGRKVNIPSFLVCTGDVVELREKSRKIPTLNEALEAVVRKGIPPWLELDRENYRGSVKTLPSRADIKEPIQEQLIVELYSK from the coding sequence TTGGCCAGGTATCGCGAAGCGGTATGCCGGCTCTGCCGGAGAGAGGGCATCGAACTCTACCTGAAGGGAGACCGCTGCTTTACGGACAAGTGCGCGATCAAGCGGCGGGGTTATCCCCCCGGGCAGCACGGGCAGCGGCGTCCCAAGCACAGCGATTACGGGGTACAGCTCCGGGAGAAGCAGAAGGCCAAGCGCATTTACGGGCTCCTGGAGAAGCAGTTCCGGAACTACTTCGAAAAGGCCGACAGGATGAAGGGGAAGACGGGCGACAACCTGCTGATCCTTCTGGAGCGCCGGCTGGACAGCGTGGTCTACAAGCTGGGATTCGCGCAGACGCGCAGGGAGAGCAGGCAGCTCGTGCGGCACGGGCACTTCAAGGTCGGCGGACGCAAGGTGAACATCCCGTCGTTCCTCGTTTGCACCGGTGATGTCGTGGAACTCCGGGAAAAGAGCCGGAAGATCCCGACGCTCAACGAGGCGCTGGAGGCCGTGGTCCGCAAGGGGATTCCTCCCTGGCTCGAGCTGGACCGGGAGAACTATCGCGGGTCGGTCAAGACGCTGCCTTCGCGCGCGGACATCAAGGAGCCGATCCAGGAGCAGCTGATCGTGGAACTTTACTCGAAGTAA
- the feoB gene encoding ferrous iron transport protein B: MQQTDRNPIHVHAMPPGKVILVGNPNVGKSVVFGYLTGRYVTVSNYPGTTVEITRGEARDRGNVFEVIDTPGVYSLLPMSEDERVTRDILMAEPAARIIQVCDAKNMRRSLMITLQLAEMGLPVVLAVNMADEAMARGVMPRLDELEKKIGMPAVPTVAIRKKGVDRLIGLSERSSPSDLRISYGEKIDTAVSGMEALIPEHAPLGKRALALMLLCGDDSLTPWLAENVKGEKIRKMNAIRNRLVEETGEDVAYRVNQFRLQWIDSILDEAGEEPSGARGTDWTQVFGRYAMDPVYGMPILLGVLFLAYEFVGVFGAKYLVDLLEGSVFGKGIVPAVSWLAERTVPWAIARDFLVGPYGMISMALSYAIAIVLPIVGTFFLGFGILEDSGYLPRLAVMVDRVFKRIGCNGKAVLPMILGLGCDTMATLTTRILETRKERVIVTLLLALGIPCSAQLGVILGMLGKVGPAATLTWVAVLLGVILAVGWLASKVIPGESADFILEIPPIRLPQLGNLAVKTMARIEWYLREAVPLFLLGTFILFAADRFGWLLWLQKAAEPLVVGALDLPPKTAEAFLIGFLRRDYGAAGLFDMARAGLLTNLQVVVSLVTITLFIPCLANFLVIVKEHGSKVAAGMAAFIFPFAILVGALVNYAAKKMGIAF, from the coding sequence ATGCAGCAAACGGATCGCAATCCGATTCATGTACATGCCATGCCGCCCGGCAAGGTAATACTTGTAGGCAACCCCAACGTCGGGAAAAGCGTGGTCTTCGGATACCTGACGGGCAGGTACGTGACCGTTTCCAACTATCCCGGGACGACGGTCGAGATCACCAGGGGCGAGGCAAGGGACAGGGGTAACGTTTTCGAGGTAATCGATACCCCGGGCGTATATTCCCTTCTCCCGATGTCCGAGGACGAACGGGTCACCCGGGACATCCTTATGGCCGAGCCCGCCGCGCGTATCATCCAGGTCTGCGATGCGAAAAACATGCGCAGGTCCCTCATGATCACCCTTCAGCTTGCGGAGATGGGCCTCCCCGTCGTCCTTGCCGTCAACATGGCCGACGAGGCGATGGCCCGCGGCGTCATGCCCAGGCTGGATGAACTGGAAAAGAAGATCGGCATGCCCGCCGTGCCTACCGTCGCGATCAGGAAAAAGGGCGTTGACCGCCTCATCGGATTGTCGGAGAGATCGAGTCCGTCCGATCTGCGGATTTCGTACGGCGAAAAGATCGATACCGCCGTCTCGGGCATGGAGGCGCTTATTCCCGAACATGCGCCGCTCGGGAAGCGCGCCCTTGCACTGATGCTTCTGTGCGGCGACGATTCCCTTACGCCCTGGCTGGCGGAAAACGTGAAGGGCGAAAAAATCCGGAAGATGAACGCCATCCGGAACCGGCTCGTGGAGGAAACGGGTGAGGACGTCGCGTACAGGGTCAACCAGTTCCGGCTTCAGTGGATCGACTCCATACTCGACGAGGCCGGAGAAGAACCCTCCGGCGCAAGGGGCACCGACTGGACGCAGGTCTTCGGGCGGTACGCCATGGACCCGGTGTACGGCATGCCCATCCTTCTCGGAGTCCTGTTTCTCGCCTATGAATTCGTAGGCGTTTTCGGAGCCAAATATCTCGTGGACCTCCTGGAGGGGAGCGTGTTCGGGAAGGGGATCGTCCCGGCGGTTTCCTGGCTCGCCGAGCGGACCGTCCCGTGGGCGATCGCGAGGGACTTCCTCGTCGGGCCTTACGGGATGATCTCCATGGCGCTTTCATACGCCATCGCGATCGTGCTTCCTATCGTGGGCACTTTTTTCCTCGGGTTCGGTATCCTGGAAGATTCCGGATACCTGCCTCGACTCGCCGTCATGGTCGACCGCGTGTTCAAGCGGATCGGTTGCAACGGGAAGGCGGTGCTTCCCATGATCCTCGGGCTGGGTTGCGACACCATGGCCACGCTGACGACACGGATCCTCGAGACGCGCAAGGAACGGGTCATAGTGACGCTTCTCCTTGCCCTGGGCATTCCATGCTCTGCGCAACTCGGCGTGATCCTGGGGATGCTGGGGAAAGTCGGCCCCGCGGCCACCTTGACGTGGGTGGCCGTCCTGCTTGGCGTCATCCTCGCCGTCGGCTGGCTCGCGTCGAAGGTCATCCCGGGGGAGTCCGCGGACTTTATCCTCGAGATTCCGCCCATCCGCTTGCCGCAGCTCGGCAATCTCGCCGTCAAGACGATGGCGCGGATCGAATGGTACCTGAGGGAGGCGGTTCCCCTGTTCCTGCTTGGGACCTTCATCCTTTTCGCCGCCGACCGTTTCGGGTGGCTGCTGTGGCTGCAAAAAGCCGCGGAGCCCCTCGTTGTCGGAGCCCTGGACCTCCCGCCGAAGACCGCGGAGGCGTTTCTCATCGGTTTCCTGCGCCGGGATTACGGCGCAGCCGGGCTGTTCGACATGGCGAGGGCCGGGCTTCTCACCAATCTCCAGGTCGTCGTGAGCCTCGTCACCATAACGCTTTTCATCCCTTGCCTTGCGAATTTCCTCGTTATCGTGAAGGAGCACGGTTCGAAAGTCGCCGCGGGAATGGCGGCGTTCATATTCCCGTTCGCAATCCTGGTCGGGGCGCTCGTGAATTACGCGGCGAAAAAAATGGGGATCGCGTTCTGA
- the secY gene encoding preprotein translocase subunit SecY, with protein sequence MLTGFQNITKVPELKKRILVTCALLIVYRIGVYIPTPGIDNQALSSIFASQAGTLFGLIDMFSGGALSRFSIFTLGIMPYISASIILQLLTVVIPQLEKLSKEGELGRRKITQYTRYGTVLLSLIQGTGIAVGLESVGTGGTSVVYHPGWEFRLLTVLTLTSGTAFIMWLGEQITERGIGNGISLIIFAGIVARFPSGLVRTMTLIRTGEMSLFIGLFILILMVGVVGVIIYFERAHRRIPVQYARRIVGRRVYGGQSTHLPLKVNTAGVIPPIFASSILLFPATLASFIAHPITKRISDALTPGSFAYEGLYVAFIIFFCYFYTAVTFNPVDVADNMKKYGGFVPGIRPGKKTAEYIDRILTRITLGGALYVAVICVLPSILISRFNVPFYFGGTGLLIVVGVAMDTVQQIESHLITRHYEGFLKKGQIKGRRA encoded by the coding sequence TTGCTGACGGGCTTCCAGAACATAACGAAGGTCCCGGAACTCAAGAAGCGCATCCTCGTTACATGCGCGCTGCTGATCGTGTACCGGATCGGCGTGTATATTCCCACGCCGGGAATCGACAACCAGGCGCTTTCATCGATCTTCGCCAGCCAGGCCGGGACGCTCTTCGGGTTGATCGACATGTTTTCGGGGGGCGCGCTAAGCAGGTTCTCCATCTTCACTCTGGGCATCATGCCGTACATCAGCGCGTCGATCATCCTGCAGCTCCTGACCGTCGTGATCCCCCAGTTGGAGAAATTGTCGAAGGAAGGCGAGCTGGGTCGCAGGAAGATAACCCAGTACACGCGTTATGGAACGGTCCTTCTCTCCCTAATCCAGGGGACGGGAATCGCCGTAGGACTCGAGAGCGTCGGCACGGGCGGCACTTCCGTCGTGTACCACCCCGGATGGGAGTTCAGGCTGCTGACGGTCCTTACGCTTACCTCCGGCACCGCGTTCATCATGTGGCTCGGGGAGCAGATCACGGAACGCGGGATCGGAAACGGGATTTCCCTCATCATCTTCGCGGGCATCGTGGCCCGATTCCCCAGCGGACTGGTCCGGACGATGACGCTGATCCGCACGGGAGAAATGTCGCTCTTCATCGGCCTCTTCATCCTTATCCTCATGGTCGGAGTGGTCGGCGTCATCATCTACTTCGAGCGGGCCCATCGCAGGATACCGGTCCAGTACGCACGCCGTATCGTGGGACGCCGGGTGTACGGCGGGCAGAGCACGCACCTCCCTCTCAAAGTGAACACGGCAGGCGTGATCCCTCCCATCTTCGCCTCGTCGATACTGCTGTTCCCGGCGACGCTGGCCAGCTTCATCGCGCACCCGATTACGAAGCGGATCTCCGATGCGCTGACCCCGGGGAGCTTCGCATACGAGGGCCTCTACGTCGCGTTCATAATCTTCTTCTGCTATTTCTACACGGCGGTAACCTTCAACCCGGTCGACGTAGCGGACAACATGAAGAAGTACGGCGGCTTCGTCCCGGGCATCCGGCCGGGAAAGAAGACGGCGGAATACATAGACAGGATCCTGACCCGCATCACGCTGGGCGGCGCCCTGTACGTCGCCGTCATCTGCGTACTGCCGAGCATACTGATTTCCCGCTTCAACGTCCCGTTTTACTTCGGCGGAACGGGCCTCCTTATAGTGGTGGGCGTAGCCATGGACACCGTACAGCAGATCGAATCGCACCTCATCACTCGCCATTACGAAGGTTTCCTCAAGAAGGGACAAATCAAGGGGAGGAGGGCATAA
- a CDS encoding metal-dependent transcriptional regulator: MTEYGQDEILELIWTLREENCSSKRRLLERSEEERPEGILEELRAAGLVDAAEDDIRLTQAGEERARGIIRRHRLAEVLLQNLFDLDPFQMESSACKFEHILTTQVTDSVCSFLGHPPVCPHGRAIPRGECCDRIRADVQPLVTRLSDAALGDGVRIVFITPKSRKRLEKLSSLGIVPGSSLRLLQRNPSFVLQIGETTVAVDRDITDEIYVKRA; the protein is encoded by the coding sequence ATGACCGAGTACGGGCAGGACGAAATCCTGGAGCTGATCTGGACGCTGCGGGAGGAGAACTGCTCCTCGAAACGGCGGCTGCTGGAGCGGTCCGAAGAGGAGCGTCCTGAAGGGATATTGGAGGAGTTGCGCGCGGCGGGACTTGTCGACGCGGCGGAGGACGATATTCGTCTTACGCAGGCCGGAGAAGAGAGGGCTCGGGGGATCATCAGGCGCCACAGGCTTGCGGAAGTGCTGCTGCAGAACCTCTTCGACCTCGATCCGTTCCAGATGGAAAGCAGCGCGTGCAAGTTCGAGCACATCCTGACCACCCAGGTGACCGACAGCGTCTGCTCGTTCCTTGGGCATCCGCCGGTCTGCCCTCACGGGAGGGCGATCCCGCGCGGGGAATGCTGCGACCGCATCCGGGCGGATGTCCAGCCTCTCGTGACCCGCCTTTCCGACGCCGCGCTCGGGGACGGCGTGCGCATCGTCTTCATCACCCCGAAATCAAGGAAGCGGCTCGAAAAACTGAGCTCGCTCGGTATCGTTCCGGGAAGCAGCCTGCGGCTTCTCCAGAGGAACCCCTCCTTCGTGCTGCAGATAGGGGAAACCACGGTCGCGGTGGACAGGGACATCACGGATGAGATCTACGTCAAGCGCGCGTAG
- the rpsK gene encoding 30S ribosomal protein S11 → MATPKRKGKRKVRKNVPVGMAHIKATFNNTIITITDPDGNTLAWCSSGSKGFKGSRKSTPFAATVAAEEVAKKAMECGLNTVSVHIKGPGSGREAALRTLQAAGLKINYIRDVTPIPHNGCRPPKRRRV, encoded by the coding sequence ATGGCAACGCCGAAGAGGAAAGGAAAGCGGAAGGTCCGGAAGAACGTCCCCGTGGGCATGGCCCACATAAAGGCGACCTTCAACAACACGATCATCACGATAACAGATCCGGACGGGAACACCCTGGCGTGGTGCAGCTCGGGATCGAAGGGGTTCAAGGGGTCGAGGAAAAGCACTCCGTTCGCCGCCACGGTCGCGGCGGAGGAGGTGGCGAAGAAGGCGATGGAATGCGGATTGAATACCGTGTCCGTGCATATAAAAGGGCCGGGCTCCGGCAGGGAAGCGGCGCTGCGCACTCTGCAGGCCGCGGGCTTGAAGATCAATTATATCCGGGACGTGACGCCGATTCCTCACAACGGGTGCCGGCCGCCGAAGCGGCGCCGGGTGTGA
- a CDS encoding PEGA domain-containing protein, translating into MRSTSSARRGLALFLCVLFALQGAGTAGWAAAERPPEPCLLLKLSSPSVPEDFARGRMAPLPALLLRELNVRWVAPPAAAVPPDIKAAFPDADDASLDGISRTLADALRQMDRMEMREAERSLSKAENDVRKFRIGVGTRPLLAEIFMRRGQMKLWEGNPAGAEEMFARSRAMRNDFSPDPALFSPSFLEVWERSKHRPAPEAELLVRSIPPGASVSVDGTQRGATPCRIRVSCAGPVRIRVSLAGYQDVEKAGQWLPGDSESLEWILGRDRIATLGDLIAAAPDGKGTGKLLHELASAAGASRTALVVLEDRKGKTVARVLSSGGGDADPALLGEFEWPQGDDGIEEAAGVAAKLLRDAGWPPAKGSPSDPDSPWYHKWWIWVFIGAVAVGLAAGGGGGGGSSGGSSGTIGVSF; encoded by the coding sequence ATGAGATCTACGTCAAGCGCGCGTAGGGGGCTCGCCCTTTTCCTGTGCGTCCTGTTCGCCCTGCAGGGGGCAGGGACGGCGGGATGGGCGGCCGCGGAACGCCCTCCCGAACCATGCCTGCTTCTCAAGCTGTCTTCCCCTTCAGTTCCCGAGGATTTCGCGCGCGGGCGGATGGCGCCTTTACCGGCATTGCTCTTGAGGGAGTTGAACGTCCGATGGGTGGCCCCTCCTGCCGCTGCGGTCCCGCCGGACATCAAGGCGGCGTTTCCCGATGCGGACGACGCCTCGCTCGACGGAATTTCGAGGACATTGGCCGATGCGCTTCGCCAGATGGACCGGATGGAGATGCGGGAGGCCGAGCGCTCATTGTCCAAGGCCGAGAACGACGTGAGAAAGTTCCGCATCGGCGTCGGAACCAGGCCCCTTCTGGCGGAAATTTTCATGAGGCGCGGGCAGATGAAGCTGTGGGAAGGAAATCCGGCGGGAGCGGAGGAGATGTTCGCGCGGTCCCGGGCCATGCGCAACGATTTTTCGCCGGACCCTGCCCTGTTTTCGCCGTCCTTCCTGGAAGTGTGGGAACGCTCGAAACACCGCCCTGCCCCGGAGGCGGAGCTTCTCGTCCGATCCATCCCTCCGGGCGCTTCCGTTTCGGTCGACGGAACGCAGCGCGGCGCTACTCCCTGCAGGATCCGGGTGTCCTGCGCGGGACCGGTGCGTATCAGGGTGTCCCTGGCGGGTTACCAGGACGTGGAGAAGGCAGGCCAGTGGCTGCCGGGGGATTCCGAATCCCTGGAATGGATCCTCGGCCGCGATCGCATCGCCACGCTTGGGGATTTGATTGCCGCCGCACCCGACGGAAAGGGGACCGGGAAACTTTTACACGAGCTTGCATCCGCGGCGGGCGCCTCCCGGACGGCCTTGGTGGTGCTGGAGGACCGCAAGGGGAAAACCGTCGCGCGCGTCCTTTCCTCCGGCGGCGGAGACGCGGATCCCGCGCTTCTTGGAGAGTTCGAATGGCCGCAGGGTGACGACGGAATCGAAGAGGCGGCAGGCGTGGCTGCGAAGCTCCTGCGCGATGCCGGATGGCCCCCCGCCAAGGGCAGCCCGTCGGACCCCGATTCACCGTGGTACCATAAGTGGTGGATATGGGTCTTCATCGGAGCGGTGGCGGTCGGCCTGGCGGCAGGCGGAGGAGGAGGGGGAGGAAGCTCCGGCGGTTCCTCCGGGACGATAGGCGTTTCGTTTTGA
- a CDS encoding DNA-directed RNA polymerase subunit alpha, producing the protein MFQRNWKQLIKPRRIEIQSDSATSDYGKFVAEPLERGYGTTLGNSIRRILLSSLQGAAITSVRIEGVQHEFSTIVGVVEDVTDIVLNLKEIRLRMHSPEPRNLYVEAKGPRRVKGSDIQPDPMIEILNKDHHIAELSENATLKMEMTVRMGKGYVPAERNLEEGAPIGTIPIDAIFSPIRKVNFTVSNARVGQQTDYDRLTLEVWTDGSILPADAVAYAAKILKDQSTVFINFDEEAELPDEPAHLEGGAVNENLYKPVEELELSVRAYNCLKNADIKYIGELVQRSEQEMLKTKNFGKKSLNEIKEVLHGMGLSLGMKVESFTPEKFSPAREED; encoded by the coding sequence ATGTTCCAGCGAAATTGGAAGCAGTTGATAAAGCCGAGGCGCATCGAGATCCAGTCCGATTCGGCGACCTCGGATTACGGAAAATTCGTGGCCGAGCCCCTCGAAAGGGGCTACGGTACGACATTGGGGAATTCGATTCGAAGGATCCTCCTGTCCTCGCTCCAGGGGGCGGCGATCACGTCGGTGCGGATCGAAGGGGTGCAGCACGAGTTCTCCACCATCGTGGGGGTAGTGGAGGACGTCACGGATATAGTCCTCAACCTCAAGGAGATCCGGCTGAGGATGCATTCCCCGGAGCCGCGGAACCTGTACGTGGAAGCCAAGGGACCCAGGAGGGTCAAGGGGTCCGACATACAGCCCGATCCGATGATCGAGATCCTTAACAAGGATCACCATATCGCGGAGCTATCGGAGAACGCGACGCTGAAGATGGAAATGACCGTACGGATGGGCAAAGGGTACGTGCCCGCGGAACGGAACCTCGAGGAAGGCGCGCCGATCGGCACGATCCCCATCGACGCCATCTTCTCCCCGATCCGCAAGGTGAATTTCACGGTGTCGAACGCACGCGTGGGGCAGCAGACCGATTACGACAGGCTGACGCTGGAGGTGTGGACGGACGGTTCCATCCTGCCGGCCGACGCCGTGGCCTATGCGGCGAAGATACTGAAGGACCAGTCGACGGTGTTCATCAATTTCGACGAGGAGGCGGAGCTGCCCGACGAACCGGCCCACCTGGAAGGCGGGGCGGTGAACGAGAACCTCTACAAGCCGGTAGAGGAGCTCGAGCTTTCGGTACGGGCATACAACTGTCTCAAGAACGCGGACATAAAGTACATCGGCGAACTGGTCCAGCGTTCCGAGCAGGAGATGCTCAAGACGAAGAACTTCGGCAAGAAGAGCCTGAACGAGATCAAGGAAGTTCTCCATGGGATGGGATTGTCGCTCGGGATGAAGGTAGAGAGCTTCACTCCGGAGAAGTTCAGCCCGGCAAGAGAAGAAGACTGA
- a CDS encoding septum formation initiator family protein: MQPEPGPRWKPRIPFLVAGGIALLLLLFSLFREMGVVGTLKLYRTHRQAVEENAKLREENRRLQQEVEKLRTNASYIEEIARKELGLIGDKENVIVLDQKKDAPAPPPAKKGSGRP, from the coding sequence ATGCAGCCGGAGCCGGGACCGCGCTGGAAGCCGCGAATTCCCTTCCTTGTTGCGGGCGGCATCGCCTTGTTGCTCCTCCTGTTTTCGCTGTTCCGGGAAATGGGGGTCGTCGGCACGTTGAAACTATACCGGACCCACCGCCAGGCCGTCGAGGAGAACGCGAAATTGCGGGAGGAGAACCGCCGCCTTCAGCAGGAAGTGGAGAAGCTCAGGACCAACGCTTCCTACATCGAAGAGATCGCTCGCAAGGAGCTCGGTCTCATCGGCGATAAAGAGAATGTCATCGTCCTCGATCAGAAAAAGGATGCCCCCGCGCCACCGCCCGCGAAAAAAGGATCCGGCCGTCCGTAG
- the rpmJ gene encoding 50S ribosomal protein L36, with translation MKVRPSVRKMCVKCKVVRRKGVVRILCENPKHKQRQG, from the coding sequence ATGAAAGTCAGGCCGTCGGTGCGCAAAATGTGCGTGAAGTGCAAGGTGGTCCGGAGAAAAGGCGTCGTCCGGATCCTCTGCGAAAACCCGAAACACAAGCAGCGCCAGGGCTGA
- the rpsM gene encoding 30S ribosomal protein S13, with protein sequence MARIAGVDIPKNKKIGAALSYIYGIGPTTAMKILEEARVSADTRTNTLTEDQVARIRDVIDANYRVEGDLRKEVSMNIKRLMDLGTYRGLRHRKGLPARGQRTHTNARTRKGPRKGAVARKKEPTKK encoded by the coding sequence TTGGCACGAATAGCAGGAGTGGATATCCCCAAGAACAAGAAGATCGGGGCCGCGCTGTCCTACATTTACGGCATCGGGCCGACGACGGCGATGAAGATCCTCGAGGAGGCGAGAGTGTCCGCGGACACCCGGACCAATACGCTCACCGAGGATCAGGTCGCTCGAATCCGGGACGTCATCGACGCGAACTACCGCGTCGAGGGAGACTTGCGCAAGGAAGTCTCCATGAACATCAAGCGCCTGATGGATCTCGGCACGTACAGGGGGCTGCGGCACAGGAAAGGGCTTCCGGCGCGGGGGCAGCGCACGCACACGAATGCAAGGACGCGCAAGGGCCCGAGAAAGGGCGCGGTCGCAAGGAAGAAGGAACCCACCAAGAAGTAG
- the infA gene encoding translation initiation factor IF-1, whose product MAKEEAIEVEGTVIEPLPNAMFRVELDNKMRVLAHISGKMRMHFIKILPGDRVTVQLTPYDLTRGRIVYRSK is encoded by the coding sequence ATGGCGAAGGAAGAAGCCATCGAAGTCGAGGGGACGGTCATCGAACCCCTCCCCAACGCCATGTTTCGCGTGGAACTGGACAACAAGATGAGGGTTCTCGCGCACATTTCGGGCAAGATGAGGATGCATTTCATAAAGATCCTCCCGGGCGACCGGGTCACGGTGCAGCTGACGCCGTACGACCTGACGCGCGGCCGGATCGTTTACAGATCGAAGTAA
- the rplQ gene encoding 50S ribosomal protein L17, protein MRHAMDHRKLRRNPSHRKAMLKNLMNSLVRSERIETTVARAKELRRLADRLITLGKKETMHARRLVFSMLGDKKNTEKLFGGLAGRFSERAGGYTRIIRTGFRAGDGAEMAFLEYLPIEEKKAGAKKGKKKAAGKGKAGAARPRTAKPAAKKEAAVKGAEKEEGGKPSARKRAAKPKAGKMPENE, encoded by the coding sequence ATGCGTCACGCCATGGACCACCGGAAACTGCGCCGCAATCCGTCACACCGGAAGGCGATGCTCAAGAACCTGATGAACTCGCTGGTTCGATCGGAAAGGATCGAAACCACCGTCGCAAGGGCTAAGGAGCTCCGCCGGCTCGCGGACAGGCTGATCACCCTCGGGAAAAAGGAAACGATGCACGCGAGGCGGCTCGTCTTCTCGATGCTCGGCGACAAGAAGAACACGGAGAAACTGTTCGGAGGGCTTGCAGGCCGGTTCTCGGAGCGCGCGGGAGGTTATACCAGGATCATCCGCACGGGGTTCCGGGCGGGGGACGGCGCTGAGATGGCGTTCCTCGAATACCTTCCGATAGAGGAGAAGAAGGCCGGAGCGAAGAAGGGGAAGAAGAAGGCGGCCGGCAAGGGCAAGGCCGGAGCGGCCAGGCCCAGGACCGCGAAACCGGCGGCGAAGAAGGAAGCCGCCGTGAAGGGCGCGGAGAAGGAAGAGGGTGGGAAGCCTTCCGCGAGAAAAAGGGCCGCAAAGCCCAAAGCCGGGAAAATGCCCGAAAACGAATAA
- the map gene encoding type I methionyl aminopeptidase, with translation MIIIKSPREIEAMRRAGAIVGRFFEEVKQLILPGATTYSLEEFAEEYVSRHGVRGAFKGYLGYPANLCTSVNEEVVHGIPSRKKVLRDGDIVSIDFGVVLDGYYGDAAKTYAVGGVPEASLNLMRATDAALARGIEASIPGNRLGDISAAVQETAEGAGYSVVRDFVGHGIGKSMHEEPQVPNFGVRGTGPKLSAGMVLAIEPMVNEGDWQVEVMQDGWTVVTRDRKRSAHFEHMVAVTDEGARILSIP, from the coding sequence ATGATAATCATAAAGTCGCCCCGGGAGATCGAGGCGATGAGGCGTGCCGGCGCCATCGTCGGCCGGTTCTTTGAAGAAGTGAAACAGTTGATCCTGCCGGGAGCCACGACGTACTCCCTCGAGGAATTCGCGGAGGAATACGTGTCGCGGCATGGCGTCAGGGGGGCGTTCAAGGGATACCTGGGATATCCCGCCAACCTGTGCACGTCGGTCAACGAGGAAGTCGTTCACGGCATCCCTTCCCGGAAGAAAGTACTGAGGGACGGGGATATCGTAAGCATCGATTTCGGAGTCGTGCTGGACGGGTACTACGGCGATGCGGCAAAAACCTACGCCGTAGGGGGCGTGCCGGAAGCCTCCCTGAATTTGATGCGGGCGACCGATGCCGCCCTGGCCAGGGGTATCGAGGCGTCGATACCGGGAAACCGGCTCGGCGACATCTCGGCGGCCGTGCAGGAAACGGCGGAAGGCGCAGGGTACTCGGTTGTGCGTGATTTCGTCGGCCACGGAATCGGCAAAAGCATGCATGAGGAGCCGCAGGTTCCCAATTTCGGCGTACGCGGTACAGGTCCGAAACTGTCGGCAGGCATGGTCCTGGCGATCGAGCCGATGGTAAACGAGGGAGACTGGCAGGTAGAGGTCATGCAGGACGGCTGGACGGTGGTCACCAGGGACCGCAAGAGGTCGGCGCACTTCGAGCACATGGTCGCCGTGACGGATGAAGGCGCCAGGATCCTCAGCATTCCCTGA
- a CDS encoding adenylate kinase — protein MGIILLGPPGAGKGTQAKKISVDFSVPQISTGDMLREAVKNGTEMGKKAKTFMDAGGLVPDEVVIGIVKDRLQAADCAKGFILDGFPRTIPQAEALDRVTKDLKKEVRVVLSLEVDENELMERLCGRRTCTGCGAMYHVKFNRPKADGRCDKCGTSLIQRDDDKEETIKARLVNYKKMTEPLLAYYQGTGKIRSVMATGDIGDIYANIAKLLR, from the coding sequence TTGGGAATCATCCTGCTGGGGCCTCCCGGCGCCGGAAAAGGAACGCAGGCGAAGAAAATCTCCGTCGATTTCTCCGTTCCTCAGATTTCAACCGGAGACATGCTGCGCGAAGCCGTGAAAAACGGGACGGAGATGGGGAAAAAGGCGAAGACCTTCATGGACGCGGGCGGCCTGGTTCCCGACGAGGTGGTCATCGGCATAGTAAAAGACCGGCTTCAGGCGGCGGATTGCGCGAAAGGGTTCATCCTCGACGGATTTCCGCGGACCATCCCCCAGGCGGAGGCCCTCGACCGGGTCACGAAGGACCTGAAAAAGGAAGTTCGCGTTGTGCTTTCACTCGAAGTGGATGAAAACGAACTTATGGAACGCCTCTGCGGGCGGCGTACGTGCACCGGGTGCGGCGCGATGTACCACGTTAAGTTCAACAGGCCCAAGGCGGACGGAAGGTGCGACAAGTGCGGCACGTCCCTAATCCAGCGGGATGACGACAAGGAAGAGACGATAAAGGCGAGGCTCGTGAACTACAAGAAGATGACCGAGCCGCTTCTGGCGTATTACCAGGGAACCGGGAAGATCCGCTCCGTAATGGCCACGGGAGATATCGGAGATATCTACGCGAACATCGCGAAGCTTCTGCGGTAA